In a single window of the Megalobrama amblycephala isolate DHTTF-2021 linkage group LG3, ASM1881202v1, whole genome shotgun sequence genome:
- the LOC125265873 gene encoding oxygen-regulated protein 1-like codes for MCDCPSIPNGSVEAAPGHHLESVSEAEIITSLDGEREDDTYMPSDDDIEKSFRVNQDGSMTVEMKVRLTIKEEETIHWTTTVSRSSVCNQFLAATVPCPDLDANLPDNLPPQNDTAATEDIESDPNDRKEGWCVNQQSENNGGAASMELERLPSPLAHLHKVQHKQGSIESIMTVSDTEIHEISSYSYMEDLDNGEVNQEDCMAQHCNRPIPKPRCTLPSDMNTTTWLQFQDNQKKTCETLLHIYEMQTCQENFSGNTQRGYMASSDTVSSEKTFHSFNEEIKSETLTTIKSQSIGIQDILSPMSKPASTYKTSTPSTQRAKVSATPVTASRKASVSKGVPTVDTTAKRKPVRVIVKKNYLFKSANPERKQRDKKDDILKEIKKIRADILSQKGAMKHFRAKAAQKLLKRRNNSGNGPKPQTERDQLKTDNQSLILIEREQKNVQVQADSYTLPHETGDKASLSKGTLTEYVELWLQKSEPQLSPVHSCLETIPKNNTMVKASLFNYQSAKTIIQPSTKDTTDEKGIHLYSPNTKKPALLDKEQSDHLTKTGGHQQISELTSKTYSYDTENTMRIQTKPLTELIDFQAQKFYTVKMAVRPDMKPVLDQLCYAIQSLREITQHKWSLCLKTSKCVPDFSSNLASTFGSSSRVLLAFLSVMILKDGLSHLNTCHTETNLRSEAMLMLQSLNELAVIEDAEHLRTSLSDLYNSASVQLLQNWKGFQVLSNKARSSSATPDTTGSESHHRPSSDEEEHSIQVLMEHLGVPERVREELAALNHVDVEYMICNQMEDTDKVSDSVPENKINGCSELHSKEQMAIFSDFTQILEDYVSIYVNSVIDRAINAHLKDSENSQIFTAGTLARPDMDNLMIADRYQKDLRNDFSNIDRTFQGDAIADSDICEDMPSSESSFGAEMCREMGLKRTMLQETEKVRPKRQEEETVKKHQEKEEEMRVERQWESNKGRGTWEENSSEEEKTLLKKEEVTGKVVNEIVKDIDTVEEEGIELSELLVTCTGKLNFSVNEKVSQQEENESYCDEIFPEERSFNEEKSLTVKSSGPKDVEEQICSKEKISGHWENEIQTIQNQDQLHNKTKRTERDVALPEVQGISHFVHIESNMEVDEIQHQDLSMESRTYSEEEHMILEAPECYTVYQENFEEMSEEATECEENETDFKEEKSSTVANLISSLQDQEQSVSKRPYNTAQTFGKQLLNHINEPNLEAAEITKTTERASIDSVSSSLAFSYDSKSRDSEVHIQTNRVKSIRDMFLAKNSTDIQTQPCSPSSDLSDDHESSDRNEHQSSSSSEASREEKDACRLAIAKGYVKRTIERLYGQASKGPSSDEKRSSSAHKVKKREGLRSTNAPRLPSINEAHTNSTPDLSYFNATSLGDSFNEPTHCITLNARVGPKDAVLIDKGRWLCRENQMSPKSCPENEDTPKHVKEKIGLAGSEQDSGKEDIPYSLFGHSPMMPDKDPSFTEEGENTGCPGKTFTYFHLPNASDSEVQSDEQKTDTPKGTTENKVTPFAEPPKCAEKHSIVAVFTPPSNKVHPMIETTPPIVTQPTKGQSAEVTRRSAEPDALEILYMFCGQHCPIL; via the coding sequence ATGTGTGATTGTCCAAGCATCCCAAATGGCTCTGTGGAAGCAGCGCCTGGACATCACCTTGAGTCCGTTTCTGAAGCAGAAATAATCACCAGTCTGGATGGTGAGAGAGAGGATGACACATATATGCCATCTGACGATGACATTGAGAAATCCTTTCGAGTCAATCAAGATGGAAGCATGACAGTAGAAATGAAGGTACGCCTCACTATTAAAGAGGAAGAAACAATTCATTGGACCACCACGGTTAGTCGTTCCAGTGTGTGCAATCAATTTCTAGCAGCCACCGTTCCCTGTCCTGACCTAGATGCTAATTTACCTGACAACTTACCCCCTCAAAATGATACTGCTGCCACAGAGGACATCGAGAGTGACCCCAATGACAGGAAGGAAGGCTGGTGTGTAAATCAACAGAGTGAGAACAATGGAGGCGCAGCAAGCATGGAGTTAGAGAGGCTTCCTTCACCGCTTGCCCACTTGCACAAGGTACAACACAAACAAGGATCTATCGAGAGCATCATGACTGTTAGTGATACAGAAATTCATGAGATCTCTTCATACTCTTACATGGAAGATCTGGACAATGGAGAAGTGAACCAGGAAGACTGCATGGCACAGCATTGTAACCGCCCTATACCCAAACCTCGATGCACTCTGCCCTCCGATATGAACACCACCACATGGCTCCAGTTCCAGGACAATCAGAAAAAGAcatgtgagacactgttacacatcTATGAAATGCAGACTTGTCAAGAGAACTTCTCAGGAAATACGCAACGTGGGTATATGGCATCTTCTGACACAGTATCCTCAGAAAAAACATTCCATTCCTTCAATGAGGAAATTAAATCGGAGACCTTGACAACCATCAAAAGTCAGTCAATTGGGATACAAGATATACTCTCCCCAATGTCCAAACCTGCTTCCACATACAAAACAAGCACCCCGTCAACACAAAGGGCCAAGGTGTCGGCAACACCAGTTACTGCATCCCGAAAAGCCTCAGTATCTAAAGGAGTTCCTACTGTTGATACAACCGCAAAGAGGAAGCCAGTGAGAGTAATAGTGAAAAAGAATTACTTGTTTAAGTCTGCTAATCCAGAAAGAAAACAGAGAGATAAAAAAGATGACATcctgaaagaaataaagaaaataagagcTGATATATTAAGCCAGAAAGGAGCTATGAAACATTTCAGAGCAAAAGCTGCTCAAAAACTACTGAAAAGGAGAAATAATAGTGGAAACGGACCAAAGCCTCAAACAGAGCGTGATCAACTTAAAACAGACAACCAGAGCCTAATATTGATTGAAAGAGAACAAAAAAACGTACAAGTGCAAGCTGATAGTTACACACTACCACATGAAACTGGAGATAAAGCATCACTCAGCAAAGGCACATTGACAGAATATGTTGAACTCTGGCTACAGAAAAGTGAACCTCAACTGAGTCCAGTGCACTCCTGTTTAGAAACTATACCCAAAAATAACACAATGGTAAAAGCATCACTGTTCAACTATCAATCTGCTAAGACAATAATACAACCATCAACAAAGGACACGACTGATGAGAAAGGGATCCATTTATATTCGCCAAACACCAAAAAGCCAGCACTTTTAGACAAAGAACAAAGTGATCACTTAACAAAAACAGGTGGACATCAACAGATTTCTGAGCTAACAAGTAAGACCTACTCGTATGACACAGAGAATACTATGAGGATCCAAACAAAGCCTCTAACAGAACTGATAGATTTTCAAGCGCAAAAATTCTACACAGTTAAAATGGCTGTAAGGCCTGATATGAAGCCAGTACTTGATCAGCTTTGCTATGCCATTCAGTCACTTCGTGAGATCACACAACACAAGTGGTCATTGTGTTTGAAAACGTCCAAATGTGTGCCAGATTTTTCTTCAAACTTGGCATCTACATTTGGCTCTTCCTCCAGGGTACTCCTTGCCTTTCTTTCTGTCATGATTTTAAAGGATGGCTTAAGCCATTTAAACACATGTCACACTGAGACCAACCTAAGATCTGAAGCTATGCTCATGCTGCAGTCTCTAAATGAACTGGCAGTAATAGAGGATGCAGAGCATCTAAGGACAAGTCTATCTGACCTCTACAACTCAGCATCTGTTCAGTTGCTACAGAACTGGAAGGGCTTCCAAGTACTGAGCAATAAAGCAAGAAGTAGCAGTGCCACACCAGACACCACTGGGAGTGAGTCCCATCACAGGCCAAGTTCAGATGAGGAAGAACATTCTATCCAAGTGCTGATGGAACATTTAGGTGTTCCTGAGAGGGTCCGAGAGGAGCTAGCAGCCCTCAACCATGTAGATGTAGAGTACATGATATGCAATCAAATGGAGGACACTGACAAAGTTAGTGATTCAGTCccagaaaataaaattaatggcTGTTCAGAGCTCCACTCTAAAGAGCAGATGGCTATTTTCTCAGATTTTACTCAGATTCTGGAAGATTATGTGAGCATCTATGTTAATTCAGTTATTGATAGAGCTATAAATGCACACCTTAAGGATAGCGAAAATTCACAGATTTTCACGGCAGGCACACTAGCAAGACCTGATATGGACAATCTTATGATTGCTGATAGATACCAAAAGGATTTGAGAAATGACTTTTCTAACATAGACAGAACTTTTCAGGGTGATGCAATAGCTGACTCAGATATCTGTGAAGATATGCCATCTAGTGAATCTAGCTTTGGAGCTGAAATGTGCAGAGAGATGGGGTTAAAAAGAACAATGCTGCAAGAAACTGAAAAAGTAAGACCCAAGCGACAAGAAGAAGAAACTGTCAAGAAACATCAGGAAAAGGAAGAAGAGATGAGAGTAGAAAGACAATGGGAAAGTAATAAGGGAAGAGGTACATGGGAAGAAAATAGTTCTGAAGAAGAgaagacattattaaaaaaagaagaggTCACAGGAAAAGTGGTAAATGAGATAGTAAAAGACATAGACACTGTTGAAGAGGAAGGGATTGAATTATCAGAGTTACTTGTTACCTGTACAGGAAAACTAAATTTCTCTGTGAATGAAAAGGTCAGCCAACAGGAGGAGAATGAGAGCTATTGTGATGAGATCTTTCCTGAGGAAAGGTCTTTCAATGAAGAAAAGAGTCTTACTGTGAAAAGTTCTGGGCCGAAAGATGTAGAAGAACAAATATGTTCAAAAGAGAAGATATCAGGACATTGGGAAAATGAGATTCAGACCATTCAAAACCAAGATCAGttacacaataaaacaaagagaACCGAGAGGGATGTAGCATTACCTGAGGTGCAAGGTATTTCTCATTTTGTTCATATTGAATCAAATATGGAAGTGGATGAAATACAACATCAAGACTTGAGTATGGAAAGTAGGACTTATTCTGAAGAGGAACATATGATCCTAGAAGCGCCAGAATGCTACACAGTCTACCAGGAGAACTTTGAGGAGATGTCTGAGGAAGCCACTGAGTGTGAAGAAAATGAGACTGATTTTAAGGAAGAAAAGTCAAGCACTGTTGCAAATCTTATCAGCAGTCTACAAGACCAGGAACAATCAGTGAGTAAGAGACCTTATAATACAGCACAGACATTTGGCAAGCAGCTCTTGAACCACATCAATGAACCAAATCTAGAGGCAGCAGAGATTACCAAAACCACAGAGAGGGCATCAATAGATTCTGTCTCATCATCATTAGCATTCAGCTATGATTCCAAAAGCAGAGATTCAGAGGTACACATTCAGACCAACCGAGTGAAATCCATCAGAGACATGTTTCTTGCTAAAAACAGtacagacatacagacacagcCGTGCAGCCCAAGTTCTGATTTGTCAGATGACCATGAATCTTCTGACAGAAATGAACACCAATCCTCATCATCCTCAGAGGCATCGAGAGAAGAGAAAGACGCATGCAGGTTGGCCATCGCCAAGGGTTATGTAAAAAGAACTATTGAGCGGCTTTATGGACAAGCCTCTAAAGGACCTAGTTCTGATGAGAAGAGATCTTCTTCAGCCCACAAAGTCAAGAAAAGAGAAGGCCTTAGAAGTACAAATGCCCCCAGGCTGCCCTCCATCAATGAGGCTCACACAAATTCCACACCAGATTTGTCATACTTTAATGCCACAAGTTTAGGAGACAGCTTCAATGAGCCAACACATTGTATCACTCTGAATGCCAGGGTGGGACCAAAGGATGCAGTCCTAATTGATAAGGGGCGCTGGTTATGTAGGGAAAACCAAATGAGTCCGAAATCTTGTCCAGAGAATGAAGACACACCCAAGCATGTAAAAGAGAAAATTGGATTGGCTGGGTCAGAGCAGGATTCTGGGAAAGAGGATATTCCATATTCCTTATTTGGCCATTCTCCAATGATGCCTGACAAGGATCCGTCTTTCACAGAGGAAGGGGAAAATACAGGGTGCCCCGGGAAAACGTTCACCTACTTTCACCTTCCAAATGCCAGTGATTCCGAGGTACAGTCAGATGAGCAAAAAACTGACACTCCAAAGGGGACAACAGAAAACAAGGTTACTCCTTTTGCAGAGCCTCCTAAATGTGCTGAAAAACACAGCATTGTAGCGGTCTTCACACCACCCTCAAATAAGGTGCATCCAATGATAGAAACTACACCTCCAATAGTTACCCAGCCAACCAAAGGACAAAGTGCTGAAGTCACAAGACGCTCTGCAGAACCTGATGCACTGGAGATTCTATACATGTTTTGTGGACAGCACTGCCCCATTCTCTAA
- the sox17 gene encoding transcription factor SOX-17 translates to MSSPDAGYASDDPSQTRGTSSVMMPGARQCAWVDPLSPPSDSKAKHETPGRAKSEPRIRRPMNAFMVWAKDERKRLAQQNPDLHNAELSKMLGKSWKALPMVDKRPFVEEAERLRAKHMQDHPNYKYRPRRRKQVKRTKRLDSGFLLSGLGDAQALLGMEGVGYSGLPPYSESQSFESYSLPTPDPSPMDAGATGFSGHLQDSHQQSSCRYHQHFQEHGITYTHTDPNQTQLNQQLYNESHNNSISHSIFNRSLSSSSSHQAFPSTLDVFSNSQPKRPFEESSFHTHKHALTDPHSQAGAGQMVDEVEFDQCLIYGVPQAPLQGSELISTVLSDASNAVYYCGYSNS, encoded by the exons ATGAGCAGTCCCGATGCGGGTTACGCCAGTGACGACCCGAGCCAGACCCGAGGCACCAGCTCAGTCATGATGCCTGGCGCGAGGCAGTGCGCGTGGGTGGACCCGCTCAGTCCGCCCTCGGACTCCAAAGCAAAGCACGAGACTCCCGGGCGCGCGAAGAGCGAGCCGCGCATCCGCAGGCCGATGAACGCGTTCATGGTGTGGGCGAAAGATGAGCGCAAGAGGCTCGCGCAGCAAAACCCGGACCTGCACAACGCAGAGCTGAGTAAAATGCTTG GTAAGTCATGGAAAGCTTTACCAATGGTGGACAAACGTCCGTTTGTGGAGGAGGCCGAACGCCTGCGAGCGAAACATATGCAAGACCACCCGAACTACAAATACCGGCCACGGCGTCGCAAACAGGTGAAGCGGACGAAGCGTCTGGACTCCGGCTTTCTGCTGTCAGGGCTGGGCGACGCGCAGGCGCTCCTGGGCATGGAGGGCGTGGGTTACTCAGGACTGCCTCCGTACAGCGAGAGCCAGTCGTTCGAGTCCTACAGCCTGCCGACACCCGACCCGTCTCCGATGGACGCCGGGGCCACGGGGTTTTCTGGCCATCTTCAGGACAGTCACCAGCAGTCATCATGCAGATACCATCAACACTTCCAGGAACACGGcatcacttacacacacaccgATCCCAACCAAACACAGCTCAATCAGCAGCTTTATAACGAGAGTCACAATAACTCCATCTCTCACAGCATTTTTAACAGAagcctttcttcttcttcttctcatcAAGCTTTCCCTTCAACTTTAGACGTCTTCTCCAACTCTCAGCCGAAGCGTCCCTTTGAGGAATCTTCctttcatacacacaaacacgccCTGACTGATCCACACTCGCAGGCCGGTGCCGGTCAGATGGTGGATGAGGTGGAGTTTGATCAGTGTCTGATTTACGGGGTCCCTCAGGCTCCTCTGCAGGGGTCCGAGCTCATCTCCACCGTACTGTCTGACGCCAGCAACGCTGTGTACTACTGCGGCTACAGTAACTCCTGA